The following proteins come from a genomic window of Geminicoccaceae bacterium SCSIO 64248:
- a CDS encoding lipoprotein-releasing ABC transporter permease subunit, producing MMFGPFERMVAGRYLRPRRSEGFLTVIGAFSLLGIALGVGTLIVVLAVMSGFREELLGRVLGVNGHLTVQAGPSGLDDFDATTARLRALPGVTSASPAVIGQVMASGNGVAGGAMVRGQRIEDLQARHAVSDHIVAGDLAELGEDGVAIGSRMAQRMGLRVGDTITLISPQGEATAFGTMPRIVGYPVRAVFEVGMFEYDSSIVFMPFALAQSFFGLPERASEIEVMVQNPEHVERYRTDVQQAVGMGGYVLDWQQTNRSFFNALQVERNVMFLILALIILVAAFNIISGLIILVRSKSRDVAILRTMGATRGAIMRIFFLTGATIGVLGTLTGFVLGTAFAANIESIRQALQLLTGTDLFSAEIYFLSTLPAKIEPADVASVVLMALVLSLLATLYPSWRAARLDPVEALRYE from the coding sequence CTGATGTTCGGTCCCTTCGAGCGGATGGTCGCCGGGCGCTATCTGCGCCCGCGTCGGAGCGAGGGCTTTCTCACCGTCATCGGCGCGTTCTCGCTGCTGGGCATCGCGCTCGGCGTCGGCACGCTGATCGTGGTGCTGGCCGTCATGAGCGGCTTTCGCGAGGAGCTGCTCGGCCGGGTCCTTGGGGTCAACGGCCATCTCACGGTCCAGGCCGGCCCGTCCGGGCTGGACGATTTCGACGCCACGACCGCGCGCCTACGGGCCCTGCCGGGCGTGACCTCGGCGAGCCCGGCCGTGATCGGCCAGGTCATGGCCTCGGGCAACGGCGTGGCGGGCGGCGCCATGGTGCGCGGCCAGCGCATCGAGGATCTCCAGGCGCGCCATGCCGTGTCCGACCATATCGTCGCCGGCGACCTGGCCGAGCTCGGCGAGGACGGCGTCGCGATCGGCAGCCGCATGGCGCAGCGCATGGGCCTGCGCGTCGGCGACACGATCACCCTGATCTCGCCGCAGGGCGAGGCGACCGCGTTCGGCACCATGCCGCGGATCGTGGGCTATCCCGTGCGGGCCGTCTTCGAGGTCGGCATGTTCGAATACGATTCCAGCATCGTGTTCATGCCGTTCGCGCTTGCCCAGAGCTTCTTCGGCCTGCCGGAGCGGGCCAGCGAGATCGAGGTCATGGTCCAGAACCCGGAGCATGTCGAGCGCTACCGCACCGATGTCCAGCAGGCGGTGGGGATGGGCGGCTACGTGCTCGACTGGCAGCAGACCAACCGCTCCTTCTTCAACGCGCTCCAGGTCGAGCGCAACGTCATGTTCCTGATCCTGGCCCTGATCATCCTGGTCGCGGCCTTCAACATCATCTCGGGCCTGATCATCCTGGTCCGCAGCAAGAGCCGCGACGTCGCCATCCTGCGGACCATGGGCGCGACCCGCGGCGCCATCATGCGCATCTTCTTCCTGACCGGGGCGACGATCGGCGTGCTCGGCACGCTGACCGGCTTCGTCCTGGGCACGGCGTTCGCCGCCAACATCGAATCGATCCGCCAGGCGCTGCAGCTGCTGACCGGCACCGACCTGTTCTCGGCCGAGATCTATTTCCTCTCGACGCTGCCGGCCAAGATCGAACCGGCGGACGTCGCCAGCGTCGTCCTCATGGCGCTCGTCCTGTCGCTCCTGGCGACGCTCTACCCCTCCTGGCGCGCGGCGCGGCTCGATCCGGTCGAAGCCCTTCGCTATGAGTGA
- a CDS encoding ABC transporter ATP-binding protein has protein sequence MSEPALRLSGIVRHFRQGDTSIEVLRGLSLDLPPGQITALVGPSGAGKSTLLQIAGLLERPDAGEITIGGRACSRLSDRERTRVRRRSIGFVYQFHHLLPEFSARENVVLPQLIAGKARRAAVAEAERLLDLMGLSGRVSHRPSQLSGGEQQRVAIARALANRPALILADEPTGNLDETTADAVAVTLFDATRESGAAALIVTHNAELAARMDRTWRLHNGQLEAFQPAPSAA, from the coding sequence ATGAGTGAGCCGGCGCTCCGCCTGTCGGGCATCGTCCGGCACTTCCGTCAGGGCGACACGAGCATCGAGGTCCTGCGCGGCCTGTCGCTCGACCTCCCGCCCGGCCAGATCACCGCCCTGGTCGGGCCGTCAGGGGCGGGCAAGTCGACCCTGCTCCAGATCGCCGGCCTGCTTGAGCGGCCGGACGCGGGCGAGATCACGATCGGCGGCCGCGCGTGCTCCCGGCTGTCCGACCGCGAGCGCACCCGCGTGCGCCGGCGCTCGATCGGCTTCGTCTACCAGTTCCACCACCTCCTGCCCGAATTCAGCGCGCGCGAGAACGTCGTCCTGCCGCAGCTGATCGCCGGCAAGGCCAGGCGCGCGGCGGTCGCGGAAGCCGAACGGCTGCTCGACCTCATGGGCCTGTCCGGGCGGGTGTCGCACCGCCCGTCCCAGCTTTCGGGCGGCGAGCAGCAGCGGGTCGCGATCGCGCGGGCGCTGGCGAACCGTCCGGCGCTGATCCTGGCGGACGAGCCGACCGGCAATCTCGACGAGACGACCGCCGACGCCGTGGCGGTCACGCTGTTCGACGCGACCCGCGAATCGGGCGCCGCGGCCCTGATCGTGACCCACAACGCCGAGCTCGCGGCGCGCATGGACCGGACGTGGCGCTTGCACAACGGGCAGCTCGAGGCCTTCCAGCCGGCGCCGTCGGCCGCTTGA